The DNA region AAAATACTTATTTCCGGTGGATTGAACATTGACCAAGATGACAATCTTAGAACACATTACAATGACGTGTGGGTAATTGAATAATTATAACTGAACAATTGAATGTTTCATGAATAAGTCGATTATGTCAACTTATTTCAGGATGAAACACAAATATTAAAATAGCCCTTTCTAACGAAAGGGCTATTTACTTTTATACTATAGTTTTTACAAACCGTCTATATAACTTCCGTAAAGGTCTTTGAATTGATACCCCTCTGAGAATCTATTTTTGCTTAATTTTTTATGGGATACCAATCCCCATAGAATCAATTCTTTTAAGAAGTATATATCTTCTTTCGGAAAATCGGGCTGATGCTCCTTTATCAACTGATTCAACTCAGGAATACTATCCAAAGTCCGTTTATATTCCTCATCTGTAAACTCATCTAAAAGTTCAAAACCTTCCCCTTGAAAGAACCAACTTAATAAGTCATCATAAGGAGATGGAGCATCTTTTCTTTCCAATTTGTTTATAGCAGGAAAGTATTGAGGAAACAGACTTTTTACCGCATCATCAATCAATATTTCGGCAACACTATCAGCGCCTTCTTGCTCTCCTTCATACACTAATTCTATCTTACCGGTAATAGCAGGAACAATACCCATAAAATCACTTAAGCGTACCATGGTGCCATCGGCATCGGCCAGTAAAGCCCTTCTTTCTGCAGTACTTAATAAGTTCTCAAAAGCCGTAATACTAGTTCGTGCACTTACCCCACTTTTAGCATCTACATACTCACTATCACGTGCTTCAAAAATAATCTGCTCCAACAAGTCTTTTGCCAAATCCGGAACATAAACAGAATCTGTTTGGCGTGCATCAAGATGTGCTTCTTGTTCCGTGATTTTTCTTGCCGTTTCAATATCCTCTGGATAATGGGTTAAAATTTGGGACCCAATTCTATCTTTTAACGGTGTTACAATACTTCCCCTGTTGGTATAATCTTCAGGGTTTGCCGTGAATACAAACTGAATATCCAACGGTAAACGCAATTTAAAACCACGAATCTGAATATCGCCTTCCTCCAAGATATTGAATAGCGAAACTTGAATTCTAGCCTGCAAATCCGGAAGCTCATTGATAACAAAAATACAACGGTTCGCACGCGGAATCATTCCAAAGTGAATCACCCTATCATCAGCATACGACAATTTAAGGTTCGCCGCTTTTATCGGGTCCACATCTCCAATCAAATCGGCTACGGTTACATCCTGTGTTGCTAGTTTTTCAGCAAAACGCTCTTTTCTATGCAACCAAGAAATTGGAGTATCTTCACCTTTTTCCTTAATGAGCTCCATGGCGTAGCGCGACATAGGTTGTAATGGATCATCATTAATTTCAGAACCTTCTACCACAGGAATATACTCATCCAGCAAATTGACCATTAAATGTGCCAAACGTGTTTTTGCCTGTCCCCGTAGTCCTAATAAGTTGATGTTATGCCGAGATAGAATCGCACGTTCCAATTCTGGAATTACGGAATCTTCATAACCCCACACGCCAGTAAATGCATCTTCTCCTTTTTTAATTTTTTGAATGAGATTGTCACGTAACTCATCCTTAACGCTTTTGGTCTGGTATCCGGCAGCTTTTAACTCGCCAAGCGTTTGTATCTTTTTATTATCTAATTTCATAGGTAGAATCTCTTATTTCAATCTTTTTTTCCTGTTGCTCTCGTAATCTTCAAAAATCATTTCACCCAGACCTTTTAATCCCGTAAAGAAAGCCTTGCCTTTGTTCGCTTCCGTAAAATGACGAATAAACTGCATTAAATAAGCATCTTGTGCAATCATAAAAGTTGTTATGGGGATGTGTAATTTCCGTGCCTGCCGTGCCATATTATAACATTTCTCAACAATATAATCATCCAGGCCTACACTATTCTTATAATACGTACCATCAGGAAGCCGTAAACAACTGGGCTTCCCATCCGTAATCATAAAAATCTGTTTGTTGGTATTCCGCTTACGGCGGAGCATATCCATCGCTAATTGTAGTCCCGCTACAGTATTGGTATGATAAGGCCCTACCTTTAAATAGGGAAGATCTTTGATCGGAATCGGCCAAGCATCATTGCCGAAAACCAAAATATCTAAAGTGTCTTTGGGATACCGAGTGGTAATCAACTCCGCAAGTGCCATTGCCACCTTTTTGGCAGGTGTAATACGGTCTTCGCCGTACAAAATCATACTGTGGCTAATATCTATCATCAACACTGTACTCATCTGGGCCTTGTGTTGCGTATCTTCAACCACTAAATCATCTTCATTTAAGGTGAAGCTGCCCATTCCATGATTGATTTGGGCATTCTTAAGACTCTCGGTCATTGAAATGTTCTCTAGACCATCACCATAACGATATTCCCTTAAATCTCCCGTATGCTCATCCCCTTGCCCGGATTTACCGGTCTTATGGTTTCCAGAGCCACTACGTTTAATTTTACCGAAAATTTGGTCTAAAGCACGTTGGCGAATAAGGCGTTCCATTTTAGCGGTAATGGAAATATTACCTTTTCCACCATTTTCATCGCCCTCTTCTCCTTCTCCACCAGCACCACCATCTTCAAATTCTTCCTGAATATATCCTTTTGCTTTTAGCTCCTCTATGAAATCATCGATCGTGTATTCATCATCCGTCAGTTCATACTCCTTATCCAATTCACGCAACCAATCAATGGCCTCATCAAAATCGCCCGAAGTATGGGTTATGAGTTCTTGAAAAATATCGAAAAGTTTTTCAAAGGGAGTCTGTTCCGGTGCTTCATACGTTGAAAACCGGAACCCTTTTCTTGTGTTCATAGCCATTATATAAAATTACTTAATAAAACCGTTAACACCTCCATTTTTAGGAAATGTTAACGGTTACAGGCTATTGCCACTAAAAAAACATTGACGTTAGACTTATTAAAATTAAAAGTCACCTAACTTATAATACCCAGAGGTGCCGTCGTTTTCCACGCACCACGGGTAAAATCTGGAAACTCTTGTGGAGCACCATTATTTGCCACAGAAGCCTCACTTAAAGGAGAAACTGCACTCCACAAACAACCTTCGTATACATTTTGATCTAAAGGTTCTCCGTTTCTTAAACACTCTACAATGCGGAAAAGCATCATAAAGTCCATACCCCCGTGACCTCCCATTTTCGTTGCCAAATCGCCTACTCGTTTGTATAACGGGTGCTCATATTTTTCATAGATTTTTGCCAAGCCATCGCCTTCCGCCCAGTGATGATGGTCTTCGGTCGCCCCTTCTACACCTCCTTCAATTGCAACTCGTGTAGGAAAACCGGCCAAAGTACCTTTTGTACCCTGAATCATGTTATGGCGGGTATATGGTCGTGGACTCGTTTCATCCCATTGTACCATAATGGTTCTACCTAAGTTGGTCTTTATAATGGAAGTATTGATATCCCCTCCTTTATAATCCAGCTTATTCCATTTGTGATCTGCGGGAAAATTCTTTTCAGCATATAATTGACGACCTTTTGCAGGTGATGAAAAAGCGTTTATAAACTTGAAATTGTCATCTGTGCGTCCAACGTTCATGTATTGGGCAACAGGTCCCAAACCATGTGTTGGATATAAGTTTCCGTTTCTATGTGCATAATGCGGTGTACGCCACGAACCCGTACCACGATCCACCTCGTTCATCTGAAAACGCAATTCGTGAATATAGGCCGCTTCACCATGAAGCAGTTCGCCAATTGCTCCTTCTCGGCACATATTTAAATACAACAACTCATCCCTGCCATAGTTAACGTTCTCCATCATCATGCAATGTTTCTTTGTCTTTTCGGACACATCCACAATTTGCCACATCTCTTCTATAGTTAAGGCCAAAGGAACTTCCACAAAAGCATGGGCTCCTGCATTCATTGTTGCAATAGCCATTGGGGCGTGTAAACCCCACGGAGTCGCAATTATTACAGCATCCGGTTTTTCCTTTTCTAACATTTTTTTCCAGTCGTCCTCACCGTCCGTGTATAGCTTTACTTTTTTATGGCGTTGCCCTTTACCTGCCTCCTTACAGACATCAGCCGACTTTTGGGCCAAATCTTCATATAAATCCGATATAGCAACAACTTCCGTTCCCTCAATAGCGGCAATTTGCGCTACGTGGCCTGAACCTCTAGCGCCTACCCCAATAAATGCAAAACGCACCTTGTCTAATTTTGGGGCGCTAAAACCACCCATATATTGCGACGAAAAAGGCCGCTCGGTTCCTAAAAAATTGGCTTGAGAAATAGTTGGGGCCAGAGCAATCCCTGCACCTACCAATGACGATTTTTTTAGAAAATTTCTTCTATTTGAGTTCATCTATCTTTTTTTGTGAGTTGTTGTAGAAATGAAATTACAAGATAAAGAAGTTTTAGGGATTAAAATGACAAGAAATGCTGCAATTACTAAAGTCTTACAAAGTGCCGTTTATTTTTTTGACAGCACGTTTAGAGGCCATATCTTCGTAAACGATGATTAAAGAACAATGTTTAGGTTTTTTGAATACCCCGCCTCTGTGGCTTGGTGAGCAATTTGGGATTGAGCAGTTTCTTTTCCCGGAACTGAACATGAATCGTTTTCTTCCTAAACCCATTTTTAAAAAGATGCGGTTAGGTCATCAAATGGAACATGTTTTTGAACAGCTGTTAATACGAAACGATACGTACGAACTTGTGCTTCACAACCAACCGGTAAAAGATGGAAATCTTACCATTGGTGAAATCGATTTTATTCTGAAGAATTTAGAATCAAAACAACTGATTCACGTTGAACTTACTTATAAATTCTACATCGTTGACCCTACCATTTCAGAACCTATTCACCGATTAATAGGACCTAACCGAAGAGATATGTTCTATACTAAAATGGAAAAAATACGAGATAGACAGTTCCCCTTACTGCACTCAGAAAATGGTATTGCCACTTTATCGGAAAAGAATATAAACCATGAAGACATTGAGCACCAAGCCTGTTATAAAGCGCAGCTCTTCATGCCCTATTCTAATATGAAAGTTGATATCACTCCTTTAAATACGGACTGCATCTATGGTTATTGGCTTCGTTTTAATGATTTTGAAAAAGAAGAGTTTAGAAACAGTAAATATTACCTTCCCAGTAAATCAGAATGGGTAATAGAACCACATAGAAAGGTCCGCTGGTCTTCACATTTTGAAACTCTCATGGAAGTAAACCTGCGAACCCTAAATGAAAATGCCCCCATGCTATGGATGAAAAAATCGGACACTGAATATGAGAAACTCTTTGTGGTTTGGTGGTAAGAGTTAGTAGTTAGTAGTTAGTAGTTAGTAGTTAGTAGTTAGTAGTTAGTAGTTAGTAGTTAGTAGTTAGTAGTTAGTAGTTAGTAGTTAGTAGTTAGTAGTTAGTAGAAGTTAAAAAACGCCCATCTTAAAAATGCTTTACCTGAGTTTTTTTTCATTTTAATTATCCGGCAGTACCAACTTTTAAAACTGTAAACAACGACCCAATACTTTATTCTCTATACTCCATACTAACTACTCAACACCAACAGAAATCACTCAAAAGTATAACTCCCTTTCTCTACTTCCGTCACCCTAAAATAGCCATGTGCATAATTGTCAGGGTTGGTTAGATTTACGCAATTCCCCTTTACCGCTACGGGAGTTGCAGAAAAAATACCTACGCCTCCTACTTGGTCTATTAAAATGTCCATATAGTTATAATAAGCTTCGGACACACCGTACATCTCTACAGTGACTACATCGCCTGGCTGAATCGCTTCTATTTTATCAGTATCTTCATCTTCTTCAGTTTCATACCAAGTATCTATTTCATTACCATTTATAAATTCATCATTGCCTACTTCAAATTCAGGCAATAAATCACCAAGTTTATGAAATCTAAAAAGATAAAAATTCTCTTCGTCCTCAGGATCTGTAAACTCTACATGCAACTCTAGTTCTTCATCGTCAAAACCATCTTCACGACCTTGGTACAAATCAGTTATTTCAGTAACTGGCGTCATCGTTTCTTGGGCAGTAA from Zobellia alginiliquefaciens includes:
- a CDS encoding AAA family ATPase, giving the protein MKLDNKKIQTLGELKAAGYQTKSVKDELRDNLIQKIKKGEDAFTGVWGYEDSVIPELERAILSRHNINLLGLRGQAKTRLAHLMVNLLDEYIPVVEGSEINDDPLQPMSRYAMELIKEKGEDTPISWLHRKERFAEKLATQDVTVADLIGDVDPIKAANLKLSYADDRVIHFGMIPRANRCIFVINELPDLQARIQVSLFNILEEGDIQIRGFKLRLPLDIQFVFTANPEDYTNRGSIVTPLKDRIGSQILTHYPEDIETARKITEQEAHLDARQTDSVYVPDLAKDLLEQIIFEARDSEYVDAKSGVSARTSITAFENLLSTAERRALLADADGTMVRLSDFMGIVPAITGKIELVYEGEQEGADSVAEILIDDAVKSLFPQYFPAINKLERKDAPSPYDDLLSWFFQGEGFELLDEFTDEEYKRTLDSIPELNQLIKEHQPDFPKEDIYFLKELILWGLVSHKKLSKNRFSEGYQFKDLYGSYIDGL
- a CDS encoding vWA domain-containing protein; the encoded protein is MAMNTRKGFRFSTYEAPEQTPFEKLFDIFQELITHTSGDFDEAIDWLRELDKEYELTDDEYTIDDFIEELKAKGYIQEEFEDGGAGGEGEEGDENGGKGNISITAKMERLIRQRALDQIFGKIKRSGSGNHKTGKSGQGDEHTGDLREYRYGDGLENISMTESLKNAQINHGMGSFTLNEDDLVVEDTQHKAQMSTVLMIDISHSMILYGEDRITPAKKVAMALAELITTRYPKDTLDILVFGNDAWPIPIKDLPYLKVGPYHTNTVAGLQLAMDMLRRKRNTNKQIFMITDGKPSCLRLPDGTYYKNSVGLDDYIVEKCYNMARQARKLHIPITTFMIAQDAYLMQFIRHFTEANKGKAFFTGLKGLGEMIFEDYESNRKKRLK
- a CDS encoding Gfo/Idh/MocA family protein, which encodes MNSNRRNFLKKSSLVGAGIALAPTISQANFLGTERPFSSQYMGGFSAPKLDKVRFAFIGVGARGSGHVAQIAAIEGTEVVAISDLYEDLAQKSADVCKEAGKGQRHKKVKLYTDGEDDWKKMLEKEKPDAVIIATPWGLHAPMAIATMNAGAHAFVEVPLALTIEEMWQIVDVSEKTKKHCMMMENVNYGRDELLYLNMCREGAIGELLHGEAAYIHELRFQMNEVDRGTGSWRTPHYAHRNGNLYPTHGLGPVAQYMNVGRTDDNFKFINAFSSPAKGRQLYAEKNFPADHKWNKLDYKGGDINTSIIKTNLGRTIMVQWDETSPRPYTRHNMIQGTKGTLAGFPTRVAIEGGVEGATEDHHHWAEGDGLAKIYEKYEHPLYKRVGDLATKMGGHGGMDFMMLFRIVECLRNGEPLDQNVYEGCLWSAVSPLSEASVANNGAPQEFPDFTRGAWKTTAPLGIIS
- a CDS encoding DUF1853 family protein; the encoded protein is MIKEQCLGFLNTPPLWLGEQFGIEQFLFPELNMNRFLPKPIFKKMRLGHQMEHVFEQLLIRNDTYELVLHNQPVKDGNLTIGEIDFILKNLESKQLIHVELTYKFYIVDPTISEPIHRLIGPNRRDMFYTKMEKIRDRQFPLLHSENGIATLSEKNINHEDIEHQACYKAQLFMPYSNMKVDITPLNTDCIYGYWLRFNDFEKEEFRNSKYYLPSKSEWVIEPHRKVRWSSHFETLMEVNLRTLNENAPMLWMKKSDTEYEKLFVVWW
- a CDS encoding DUF4249 family protein, with the translated sequence MQNIYKVTLLLLILSITSCTDVVDVEVQEGTKRLVIQASLDWKKGTSGNEQSVKLSTSTEFFDTTSNTAVTGASVSVTNDTSGAEFIFTDQNNGEYTTSEFVPVMDQSYTLEVVYNGETFTAQETMTPVTEITDLYQGREDGFDDEELELHVEFTDPEDEENFYLFRFHKLGDLLPEFEVGNDEFINGNEIDTWYETEEDEDTDKIEAIQPGDVVTVEMYGVSEAYYNYMDILIDQVGGVGIFSATPVAVKGNCVNLTNPDNYAHGYFRVTEVEKGSYTFE